A window of Sulfuricurvum sp. IAE1 genomic DNA:
GCTATGAACCTGTCCTTTTAGAGACCTTTGTGGAAAAAGAACGATTTGCCGGCACCTGCTATAAGGCAGCGAACTGGTACTATGCCGGTGATACGAAGGGCAGGGGCAAACTTGATACCCGCCATGAACATGCCCTCCCGGTAAAGAGCATCTGGCTCTATCCCCTGCGAAAGGATTTTAAGAAATGGCTAAAGGACTGAAAATACCCATAAAAAAGGTGGAAGAGGTTAAGAAAAGGCTTCTTGCAAAAACACTGACAGAAGATGACTACAACGTCTTGAAGAGCCTGCTTGACGAATCCATCGAAATAGGGCTTGTGAGAATTGTCCCTCCAAAGAAGAATGACTGATTTTACAATCGACAAGGCAAAAGAACTCCGACAGCGGCTTGCCTCGCGAATGGTCACAGATGACGATTACGGGCTCATGATGGAGCTCATAGATAGTTATGTCCTCCTCAAGACAGCATTCAAGGAAAAGAACGGCACAATCACCCGGCTCCTCAGGATGATCTTCGGCGCTCCAACAGAAAAAGCACAGAACGTTCTACCCGATAAACCCCGGAAACCCGAAATACCTAGGGACAAACCAAAGGGCCACGGCAGAAACGGCGCATCCGTATACGCGGGAAAGAAAATTGTTGTACCTCACAGTATATTGAAAAAAGGGGATGCCTGCCCCGGATGTGAAAAAGGGAAACTCTATCCTTTTCTTCCCGGTGTGACGATCCGGGTCACCGGTAATGCACCCCTTGATGCATGCGTATGGGAGCAGGAAAAGTTCCGGTGTAATCTCTGTGGTGAAATATTTACTGCAAAACTGCCTGATGAGGCAGGATCAGAAAAGTACGATCCATCGGCGGGGGCCATGATACCCATTCTGAAGTATGGCAGCGGCCTTCCCTTCAACAGGCTGGAAGAATTGCAGGAGGGTCTGGGTGTTCCTCTTCCTTCCTCTACACAGTGGGATATTGTTGAAAAAACTGCGGACAGAATCCATCCCGTGTACCATGAACTGATTCGACAGGCGGCACAGGGAGACATCATCCACAACGATGATACAACAATGAAGATACTGTCCCTGGTCAACGACAAAGAGAGAAGAAAAGGAATCTTTACCACAGGCATGCTCTCTTTTGCCGGTACAAGGAAAATAGCCCTCTTTGTAACCGGGCACACGCATGCGGGTGAAAATATAACCGGTCTTTTGAGGGAGAGACATCCTGACCGTGCTCCGCCGATACAGATGTGCGATGCCCTGTCGAGAAACACACCGAAAGAGTTTGAAACCATACTGGCCAACTGTATGGCCCATGCCCGGAGGAACTTTGTGGATATTACAGAGAGCTTCCCGGAAGAGTGCCGGTATGTTATAGAAATACTGGGA
This region includes:
- a CDS encoding Druantia anti-phage system protein DruA, whose protein sequence is YEPVLLETFVEKERFAGTCYKAANWYYAGDTKGRGKLDTRHEHALPVKSIWLYPLRKDFKKWLKD
- a CDS encoding IS66 family transposase, with protein sequence MTDFTIDKAKELRQRLASRMVTDDDYGLMMELIDSYVLLKTAFKEKNGTITRLLRMIFGAPTEKAQNVLPDKPRKPEIPRDKPKGHGRNGASVYAGKKIVVPHSILKKGDACPGCEKGKLYPFLPGVTIRVTGNAPLDACVWEQEKFRCNLCGEIFTAKLPDEAGSEKYDPSAGAMIPILKYGSGLPFNRLEELQEGLGVPLPSSTQWDIVEKTADRIHPVYHELIRQAAQGDIIHNDDTTMKILSLVNDKERRKGIFTTGMLSFAGTRKIALFVTGHTHAGENITGLLRERHPDRAPPIQMCDALSRNTPKEFETILANCMAHARRNFVDITESFPEECRYVIEILGVVYKNNAEAKDMAPSERLIHHRLESGPFMEKLHEWITGQFEKKTVEPNSGLGKAFSYMLKHWEPLTLFLKVEGAPLDNNICEQALKRAILHRKNSLFYKTLHGAYIGDIFMSIIHTCRLSKVNPFDYLIALQKHSSEVFRNPQKWLPWNYKDGAPASL